GGGAAGCCGTCCTTGCGGGCGGCCATGGCGTTCATCTGCGGCTGCGCCATCCCGATGGGAACTTCGCCACGGGCCACTAATTGCGTGGTATCCGTGCTGCCGGTGGAGAAGCGTGCCAGATTCGCCGCTAATAATCTAAGATATTTCCATGCTTCTTCTTCTCCAAAGCCCTGTATGAGGATTTCAATGGCTTCATGCATTGTTCCGGAGGCATATGGCAGCGTGTGCACGATGTTGCCCCTGTAGATGGGGTTGAGCAGGTCGTGCCACGTTTTCGGCGGCGGCAGCTTCAGTGTTTTCAAAACCTTTTCGTTGTACAGGTTGGTAACGATCCAGGGCGCGAAACAGGTCCACATATCACCCGTATCCTTTACCTTCATACCATGCCATTCGGCAGGAACCTTGTCCGAACCCTTTGGCCTGTAAGGAACGATCAGTCCCTCTTTCTTTAAAACTTCATGCGCCGGGGCTCCCGCGCCCAGAAAAATGTCGGCATCCGGCTTGCCACCCCATGCCCTCACCTTGTCCAGGCAGACCGGCCACCCGCCCGGCCGGACGAAGGTGATGTCCACATCCTTCCCGTAGGTCTTCTTGTAGTACGCCTTGAAACCATCGGTCAGGCTGGCCGATAACTCAGTGTAAACGGGACCGACCCAGCCGAGCTTGTCGGCGGCCTGTGCCTGCACCGCAAAGGCCGGCAACAGCAGCAATATCGCAAGAACCGTTACGATCGTTGTGGTCATGATCCTCTTTCTCATTTTGACCTCCCTTTCAGCGTCATTGTCACCTATCATAACACCCCTTAACCTCGATAGAGTCCATCAACCTCGATCACGATACTCCGTAAAAGTTTTCGACATGAATCTGATGCCTGTTGGCCCCATCACCCCCTTATATTAAAAGGTTTTATGCCTGCCTCTCCCCTGAGCCAGACAGCGGGAAGCAGAGATGAAGAACAGGAAACCCGGAAGAATGGGAACCAGGGAGGGAATGGCTGTCCGGCAGGGCTCTGATGCGGTGATGAAGATCGGGAACACAAAACCGGAGCCCCGCAAAGAGATCCGTCAAGCCGTTTTTCCTGGCGGCCACGGGGGGATAACTCTTCATACGGCCCCGGTCATGTCCCATCAAGGTCCCCCGTGCATAAGGAGGAAAGAGTGCAGTCAGTTACAGTTAAGAGCAGGTCAAGCTGGATGTCAAGGCCATGGAACTCCAGGGGGTAAAGGCGAGAATACGTTTTACCTGCGGCACTCCGGCGCACAGGCGCTGATCAGGACGGCATTTTTATTGTTTCTCAGGCGGCATTTTCAAGAATGCCCGCGTGGGCCGATATGTCGAGCACGGTGATCCTGTCCCTGATCGTCAGTGCCGAGGTCGCGGCCAGGGTAAGCTCGTCTTCTGAAATACCAAGGGATGGAAACGTTATTCCAAGCCCTGTCCAACACTTTGGTCATGGATCTGTCCCGCCAGCTCGTCGGTAGCGACCGGATCACCTGGTAATGTGACCGTTTTACATGTGACGGAACGTTTTTCCTCCCCGGTGCGGCAAACCGACGGCATATTACACGGTGGGTTGAGTGGAAATTAAGGGAAAGTGAAAACCCGTTACTCCGCGTCCCCGTGTCTCCCCGTCCAAAGGTTTGCCTGCCTTTTCCCCCTCTCCCCCATGCTCCCACGCACCCGCGCTCCCTTTTCCCTCCCTCGCCCCCGCGATTTACCCGACATCTTTGTGAATTTGCGGCGACGATTCTTGATAGAGTCGCAAAAAGTCCAATACGGGACTTTTCGCTCCACGGAAAGGGAAAAACGTCGTTTTCCCTTTCCTTACAAATCAATGACTTATCCCGCAAATTAATGACTTGCGGGACGGGTCATTGATTTGGGCGCCCCGCGCGGGGCGCGTTGATGGACTTTTTGCGAGTCCATCATTCTTGATCAATGTCCCCTTTTGGTACGTGTCTGTTACACTTTAACAAACTGCCACGTCCAAGGGGCCCACTATCAACATGAAGACGCCGTAAGGGCGTGGTTTTCGTGGATTTACAGGAAGGCGGCAGCAAGCGACGGAAAGGAAATCCAATGAGGTCAGACCTGCTGCTCATCCATGCACCCTCGATCTTCGATTTCCGTAAACGTTCAACGCTATACGGGCCCATTTCCGACGTTATCCCATCGACGCCTGTGTTTGAGATGTACCCGGTAGGGTTTGCCACCATGTCCCGCCACCTTGAAAGACTTGGCTACAGGGTGAGGATCCTTAACCTGGCGGTTAAAATGCTCCAGAGCCGGAGATTCGATCCTGAAGCGTTCCTGAGTCAATTCAAACCCGCGATTTTCGGTCTTGACCTTCACTGGCTCCTCCACATCCAGGGAGTGGTGGAGATCGCGAAGCTTCTCAAACGGCTCCACCCTGAGATCCCCATTGTCCTGGGCGGCCTTTCCTCTTCCTACTTCCATCGCGAAATACTGGAAAATTATCCTGACATCGATTACGTGATCCGGGGTGACTGTGCCGAGGAGCCTCTCGCCAAACTCCTTGCCGCTACCCTGAAGGGGGGAGATCTCTCCAGCGTTCCCAACCTGTCGTACCGCCGTGGAGACAGCATTGTCGAGGGGGCTATCAATCACGTTCCCGGCTCCCTGAACGCTCATCCCCTGGACTACCCTCACATGATCCGTCAGGTTCACCGCTATCGGGATTTGGCCAGCTATTTTCCTTTTAAGAAGTGGTTTTTTTATCCCATCACAGCTGTTTTGACATGCAAGGGGTGCATCCACAATTGTATTACCTGCGGGGGATCGGCATCGGCCATGAAGCGGGTAGTCAACCGCACCAGCGTCGCTTATAAGGATCCGGAAGTGTTGGCCAAAGAGGTTGCCTCCATCATCAAATATGTAGGTGGCCCTGTTTTTTTCCTTGGGGATTGCCTCCAGGGTGGTGAGGAGCATTTTCTCGCCCTGATGAGAGACCTGCGGCCTTTGCGAATAAAGAATGAAGTCATGTTGGAGTTCTTCTCGCCTCCCGGCAGGGAGATCCTCAAAGAGGCGGCGTCGACCTTTCCGCGGCTGAACGTGGAGATCTCACCGGAAAGTCATGACGAGAAGGTCAGGCGGGCTTTCGGACGCGGCTACAATAACAGTTCCCTGGAAAAATTTGTGGAGGACGCCTGTTCTGTAGGGTGTCACCGCCTGGACATGTTCTTCATGACGGGCCTGCCGGAACAGGATTTCAGGTCCGCCATGGGGACAGTGGATTATTGCCGGGATTTGATGGCGGAGTACGGTCCACGGATCCGTCTGGTTCCCTTTATTTCCCCCCTCGCGCCTTTTGTAGATCCAGGCAGTGATGTGTTTGAATCGCCCGACAAGCATGGCTACAAAATTTTGTACCGGTCCCTGGAGGAGCATCGGCAGGCGATGCTGTCTCCTACCTGGAAAGACACGCTCAATTATGAGACCAGGTGGATGGACAGGGAAACCATCGCTGAAGCCACCTATGAGTCGGCCATCGGGCTGTCCCGGCTCAAGGGCGAAATGGGTCTCTTCAAGCGAAGGGAGACCGAGGCTGTAATCCGGAGAGCGCAAACGGAAAAAAAGGTGCTCAGGGAATTCGGGCCCCCTGGGAAAAGCCCCCTCGGCCAAAAGAGCCTGACAGCCGCCTCCCTGATCAAATACATCAAGCGGAACAATGGAGCGTCGGTCTGCAGAAAGGAAGAACTTAACATGCCTGTGAGTGCTGTCAGGCTGCGGATAGGCAACATAGTCCGGCTCATCCTTACCCAGAAAGGGAGCTAGGAGTACGGCGCGGTGCCCAGTACTAAACGGACTGGTTTCCGGAGAGCGACGGGGGTCGGGAATTCATCAATTCCTGGTAATGCAGGGAGGGGTATCGCTCAACTCCAGCCCAAAATTCTCCCTTCTTGCCGCTTTCACAGGAACCGGGCTTTTTCCCAGGATTCCAGAGTGAACCGTGAATCGTGAACCGTAAAACTGCTCACAATTCCCATCTTTCCCCCTTACCCCCTTACCCCCATACTCCCTTACCGCCATACCCCCATACTGCTCTTCACCCTCCTTCGCTCCAGTGAGCGACTGCGGAAACTGGTCAAGAGTCGTAAGCGATGGTGGGAGGTCCGACCCACGAGTTGCCCGCCGGGTCAGTCTCGAAGGTCATAGGGATAAAGCAAGTCGTAAGCCCTCATCGACCGACCGAAGTAGTTCAGAAGGCAACTTGCCGCATTTATCGGTTAGAAATGATCTATCTATGGTGATTACCTGAGAAACGTTGGCAACGGAGTCTTTTGGAAGCCCTGTCTCAGAAGCAGGCATGAGCACATTGCCTGGTGCTTCCGCGAGACGAAGGTTTGAGGTTAATGGGACAGCGGCGATGGTGCGAATGCGGCTTCGATTGAAGGCGTTCGACTGGATGACAAGAACAGGTCTGTTGAAACCTGGTACAGAAGCTATGGGATCGGGAAGCTGTACCCACCAGACCTCGCCGCGCTCCACTACCATTCCTCATGTGTCAATGACTTTGCTTGAAGGACACTGAAACCTGGAGACAGGGAAGAATCTTCCTCTGAATAAATGGCATCGAGACGATCGGTGACCTGTTTGCCCTGATGCCTGGACAGGTATTCGGTGATTGCCGTTGTATAAAGCTGGCTGCGGGACAAGCCAAGCCGCTTGGCAAGGGAGTCAGCGGAACGAAATACTTTGTCCGGGATGGAAATAGCTGTTTTCATGATTGAAGTATAACTATGGTTATACCGCCCGTCAACATCTTCTTCCTTCCCGGGAACCTTTATTCCACCGGATTACGGGACAATCCCATTGACATGCCAGGACCCATTCCCTAAGCTTCAATGGAGTGTTTTTGAACCCCCGGGAGGGGGGGTCCCGTCACCGGAAAGGCCATTTTTACCTGGTCATCAACCGACAGCCCCTGAAGGAAAACAGCTCGGCCAGCCGGGCGGAGCTGCGTTCACCCGCTTTGAAAGGAATGTTGAGATGAAAAAGCTGGCTATCGTCGCGATGGTGTTTTCAGGGTTTTTATCAGGGGTCCTCATGGTTTCACCGGTCTCGGCGGCCACGGTGCAGCCGGGAGTGGTCTGCTCGGCCATCGTGGACCGGGCGTGCGACGGGATCGACACCATGTTCCCCGCGGACGTCGGAAGGGTCTACGCCCACACCCGCATCGTCGGCATGGAGGGCGGCGGCTCGGTGACCCACCGGTGGATCTACAAGGGCAAGGTCATGGCCGAGACCTCGCTGAAGATCGGCGGCCCCGACTGGCGCACCTGGAGCTCGAAGGCCATCGACCCGTTCTGGTCCGGAGACTGGAAGGTGGAGATCGTGGACAACAGCGACGGCGCCGTCATGGACATCCTGGAGTTCCTGATCAAGGAGTAGGCTGCAAGCGCTCCGAAACAGCGAAGTTAAACCAGCCTGGTGCGAGACCGGGCATGAGGAACAGAACGCCTTCCTGCTCGACTATTTCAGGACCTACCTCCAGACCAGCAACTACGACCGCAACCAGGATTATTCCAGAAGCAACGCCCTCTACCTGGCGTGGCGCGGCGCCGACAAGGACGGCTCCATCGCGTCGGCCCCGACAGACGCGAGGAACAGGGCCGCGGCCGTTTTCCTGAGGCTCATAAGGAATGAGATCTTCGCCAGGAACGGAGACGGTTTCAGCGACACCCTTTATCCGGGCACCTTCGAATACGTCTACGTCGCCAACGCCCTATACCACGGCGATTACAACTTCTCCCCCACAAGGGCCGAAGAGATGTACACACCGGAAACCTTCGGCCGTGGAGAGGGCGGGAGGTTCGAGGTGCGGTGATGGATCGCCCGATGCCCCGCTCAGTGCGGCTGGCGGCAGGGTTCCTCCTGTTCCTGGCCTCGTTGTGGATCCTGCTGCCCGTGGCGGCGCCCCTGCCGGAAGAGCTTCTGGACGTTTCCGGTGTCGTTTCCACGCGGGTGCTCGACAGTGAAGGGCGGCTTCTCCACGAGATCCTTTCCGACGAGGAGGAGAGGCTCCACTGGGTCGAGCTGTCCGGGATCAGCCCTTATTTTCTAAAGACCATCATCTTCAAGGAAGACAGGCGGTTCCGGTGGCATTCCGGCATCGACCCCCTGGCGGTGCTGAGGGCCCTTGTGTCCAACGTCAGGGCCGGGAGAGTCATCTCCGGCGGCTCCACCATCACCATGCAGCTGGCGCGAAATATCTCCGGCGGCCGGCCCCGCACGCTGGGCAACAAGATCAGGGAGGCCCTGCTCGCGCTACGCCTGGAAAGGGAATTGACCAAGGACGAGATCCTGGTCCAGTACGTCAACCGGGTGCCCTTCGGCAACCAGGCCCGGGGGGTCGAGCGCGCCTCCCAGCTCTATTTCCACAAGCCCGCTTCCAACCTGTCCCTGGCCGAGTCGGCGTTCCTGTCGGTGATCCCCAGGTCACCTTCGGACCTCAACCCCTACCGCAGCGTCCAGCAAGTCACTGAGCGCGGCAGCGGCCTGCTGGCCAGGATGTCCCGGAAAGGGTTCATCTCCGCCGATGAGGAGATCATGGCAGCGGCCGAACCGATCCGGATTCGGGAAAAGCAGACACCGTTTCGCGCTCCCCACCTGAACCAGTACCTGGCTCACCGTGACTGGGGCGAGGAGCCCTCCTCCATCACCACGACCATCGACCTTGGGCTCCAGCAGGAGGCCGAAGCCGCGCTGAACACCGAGCTGTCCCTGCTCAAGGACCACCAGGTCCACAACGGGGCCGTGGTCGTGATGGAAAACGCCACCGGCCGCATCCTGGCCTTCGTGGGTTCGAGGGATTTTGCCGATGACAGCATCCTGGGGCAGAATAACGGCTGCACGTCGCTGCGCCAGCCCGGATCGACCCTGAAACCGTTCACCTACGCCCTGGCCCTCAGCGGCGGCATGACCCTGGCTGACATCGTCCCGGACGTGGAAGCCCATTTCCAGGCTGCAACCGGCAACTACTCGCCGCGAAACTTCAACAACCGGTTCTACGGTCCGATGCGGATAAGGGAAGCCCTGGCCAACTCCCTCAACGTTTCAGCCGTCAAGGTGGCCCAACAGGTGGGCTCGTCCAGGATCCTGGAATTTCTCAGGGGCACCGGATTTGAAAGCCTTCGGGAAGACGCTGAATACTACGGCCTGGGATTGACCCTGGGCAACGGAGAGGTGAGCCTCCTGGAACTGGTCGCGGGGTACGCCGCCCTGGCCCGCGGAGGGATGACCGTGGAGCCGGTTTTCGTCACGCAGGTGCGAGACGGGACGGGACAGGACCTCCCGCTGCCGGCCGCCGCTCCTCCCGAAAGAGTCCTGCAGCCGGAGATCACCTTTCTCGTGGCCGACGTCCTTTCGGACATGAACGCCCGAATGGCGTCGTTCGGAGTCCTGTCCCCCCTGAACTTCCCGTACCGGGTGGCCGCCAAGACAGGCACTTCCAGGAACTTCACCGACAACTGGACCGTAGGGTTCACGAAAAAGATCACCGTGGGAGTGTGGGTGGGAAACTTCGACGCAACGCCCATGGCCGGAATTTCCGGCATCACCGGAGCGGGTCCGGTGTTCAACCGGGTCATGACCGCCGCCATGGAGGGAAGGGACACCGAGTGGTTCGAGGCTCCGGAAGCGCTGGCAAGGACCGAGGTCTGCACCCTTTCGGGGGGCCTTGCCACCGAGGCCTGCCCCGGCACGATCTCGGAATATTTTATCGAGGGAACGGAACCGGAAACCCCATGCGCTTTCCACCGGAGTATCACGATCGATTCCCGTAACGGCCTCCTGGCCCACAACTCGACTCCGGACGCCCACCTTCAAGCGGTGTCCTTTGCCGTCTTCCCGGCTCCCTACAACGAATGGTCACGGGCCGAGGGGGTTCCGACACCTCCGATCGAATACAGCCCCCTCGATGCCGGTGAGATCACACTATCCGCCGGCCGCCTTGCTCTGATCTATCCTGACAACGGCCAGACATACATCATGGACCCGACCATTCCCGTGCGCTACCAGACGATCCTGCCCCGTATCGACTCCGACGAACCGCTGG
The DNA window shown above is from bacterium and carries:
- a CDS encoding extracellular solute-binding protein, which produces MRKRIMTTTIVTVLAILLLLPAFAVQAQAADKLGWVGPVYTELSASLTDGFKAYYKKTYGKDVDITFVRPGGWPVCLDKVRAWGGKPDADIFLGAGAPAHEVLKKEGLIVPYRPKGSDKVPAEWHGMKVKDTGDMWTCFAPWIVTNLYNEKVLKTLKLPPPKTWHDLLNPIYRGNIVHTLPYASGTMHEAIEILIQGFGEEEAWKYLRLLAANLARFSTGSTDTTQLVARGEVPIGMAQPQMNAMAARKDGFPVRDLLPEKTILVPEAVALLKGAPNEKVARIFLDWLFSMDGQKYVLEGRYFAASTDVKFSRLEKEGVEMASHAAKALGVDSFWDLKVDFIEYDLDLATKRWDEVNKKYEDEIYRKWGELKNSLFLIEEVEGEIEAAKAEKMDVGKAAAKIAEARKLFEYEGKYAAARLAAAKARALLVSP
- a CDS encoding TIGR04190 family B12-binding domain/radical SAM domain protein; translation: MRSDLLLIHAPSIFDFRKRSTLYGPISDVIPSTPVFEMYPVGFATMSRHLERLGYRVRILNLAVKMLQSRRFDPEAFLSQFKPAIFGLDLHWLLHIQGVVEIAKLLKRLHPEIPIVLGGLSSSYFHREILENYPDIDYVIRGDCAEEPLAKLLAATLKGGDLSSVPNLSYRRGDSIVEGAINHVPGSLNAHPLDYPHMIRQVHRYRDLASYFPFKKWFFYPITAVLTCKGCIHNCITCGGSASAMKRVVNRTSVAYKDPEVLAKEVASIIKYVGGPVFFLGDCLQGGEEHFLALMRDLRPLRIKNEVMLEFFSPPGREILKEAASTFPRLNVEISPESHDEKVRRAFGRGYNNSSLEKFVEDACSVGCHRLDMFFMTGLPEQDFRSAMGTVDYCRDLMAEYGPRIRLVPFISPLAPFVDPGSDVFESPDKHGYKILYRSLEEHRQAMLSPTWKDTLNYETRWMDRETIAEATYESAIGLSRLKGEMGLFKRRETEAVIRRAQTEKKVLREFGPPGKSPLGQKSLTAASLIKYIKRNNGASVCRKEELNMPVSAVRLRIGNIVRLILTQKGS
- a CDS encoding type II toxin-antitoxin system PemK/MazF family toxin; the protein is MERGEVWWVQLPDPIASVPGFNRPVLVIQSNAFNRSRIRTIAAVPLTSNLRLAEAPGNVLMPASETGLPKDSVANVSQVITIDRSFLTDKCGKLPSELLRSVDEGLRLALSL
- the pbpC gene encoding penicillin-binding protein 1C, whose amino-acid sequence is MDRPMPRSVRLAAGFLLFLASLWILLPVAAPLPEELLDVSGVVSTRVLDSEGRLLHEILSDEEERLHWVELSGISPYFLKTIIFKEDRRFRWHSGIDPLAVLRALVSNVRAGRVISGGSTITMQLARNISGGRPRTLGNKIREALLALRLERELTKDEILVQYVNRVPFGNQARGVERASQLYFHKPASNLSLAESAFLSVIPRSPSDLNPYRSVQQVTERGSGLLARMSRKGFISADEEIMAAAEPIRIREKQTPFRAPHLNQYLAHRDWGEEPSSITTTIDLGLQQEAEAALNTELSLLKDHQVHNGAVVVMENATGRILAFVGSRDFADDSILGQNNGCTSLRQPGSTLKPFTYALALSGGMTLADIVPDVEAHFQAATGNYSPRNFNNRFYGPMRIREALANSLNVSAVKVAQQVGSSRILEFLRGTGFESLREDAEYYGLGLTLGNGEVSLLELVAGYAALARGGMTVEPVFVTQVRDGTGQDLPLPAAAPPERVLQPEITFLVADVLSDMNARMASFGVLSPLNFPYRVAAKTGTSRNFTDNWTVGFTKKITVGVWVGNFDATPMAGISGITGAGPVFNRVMTAAMEGRDTEWFEAPEALARTEVCTLSGGLATEACPGTISEYFIEGTEPETPCAFHRSITIDSRNGLLAHNSTPDAHLQAVSFAVFPAPYNEWSRAEGVPTPPIEYSPLDAGEITLSAGRLALIYPDNGQTYIMDPTIPVRYQTILPRIDSDEPLAKVETILDGHVLGRSRVIDPVRIPISPGRHEVVIQDPVSGIRSKPVTIEVATAREKGYFW
- a CDS encoding DUF2914 domain-containing protein codes for the protein MKKLAIVAMVFSGFLSGVLMVSPVSAATVQPGVVCSAIVDRACDGIDTMFPADVGRVYAHTRIVGMEGGGSVTHRWIYKGKVMAETSLKIGGPDWRTWSSKAIDPFWSGDWKVEIVDNSDGAVMDILEFLIKE